The DNA region CAAAGGACCGTCTGCTCCACCCAAAACAAAAATCGTTTGTTCAGTCAACCCTACTTGTTCAGCCAACTCCTTATCAAGTCCAGACATTTGATAGGTAGGTGAAGCTAATAGTGGTAATTGCTCTTGAGTAATCTGCATTTCTTCCAGTGCTTGCTGATCCCAGTCAAGAGTATGAATATTAAAAAAACCCGTACCCGAAGCTGTACTAAAATCAGTGATGTATCGATTAAAAAAACGATAAAAAATATACTCTTTCATTCCAATAAATTTTTTTGCGCGGTCAAAAATTTCTGCATGCTGCTCCTTCAACCAACGTATTTTGTGAAAAGGTGTCATCGGATGCATCGGCATCCCTGTATTCTGATAAATCGTTTGTCCCAATAACGTATTTTTGAATGCTTCAGCATATTTTTCTGCGCGATTATCCGCCCAGGTAATCACTCTTGTCAGTGGCTGCCCGTTTTCATCTACGGCAATCAGCCCATGCATCGCTGTTGAAAATGAGATCACAGAAATTTCTAAGGGCTGAACGGCTGACACTACTTGCCCAATGCACGAGACAGCCGCTTGAAAAATCTGCTCTACATCCTGCTCTGCCATCCCCTCTGTTTCCTGGATCAGCGGATAGCGAACATACGCTGATGTTCGAACAGTTCCATCTTCGTTAAAGCCAACTGCTTTTGTTTGTGTCGTTCCGATATCTACACCGATCGCTACTTTTTCCATTTCCTCGCTCCTTTTCTCTTACTCCAATTATTCCTAATAAAAAAATATTTGTCTAGTTAAAAAAGGAATTATTTGCGTATTTTTATTTAGGGGAGGGATTTTATGTGGTTGTTTCAGTTTATTATTGGCAGTGTCGTCGGTTCATTTATTTGTTTAGTCGCTGAACGGGTACCGATCGGGAAGTCTATTGTGGTTCCTCCATCACAGTGTCCGGATTGTCAGACTAAGTTACGATTTTTTGAGTTGATTCCAATTGTCTCCATTATTTTATTAAAATTCCGTTGTTGTTACTGTCACCATAAATTGCCAGTCAGTTATTTGTTTAGTGAGTTTATTATTGGTTTTCTATTTCTATTGACCGATTTTGGTAACAGTTATTCCATGTATATTTTCTTCTTTTCACTTACCGCATTTATTTTGACTTTAACGGATATTTTTTATTTGATTGTGGAGCCTAAGCTTTTTTACCCCTTCTTATTGCTGCTATGTGGTTTTCACTATTTTTTAGACTTGCCCTTTCATGTAATTACCGGCGTCTTCCTATTCATTATTCTGACTAGCTTCAATTATGTATTCACAGAGGCTATTGGAGGTGGAGATATCCTTTTGATCACCTCTTGGGGAGTGTTGCTCGGCAATAAATCATTGATTTTACTATTATTTATTGCCAGTGGCTGTGCATTATCCGTTTCATTATTTTGCCGTCTTATTTTAAATCAAAAAATAGAACAGCTTCCATTTGTTCCATTTTTAGCATTCGCCTTATTTCTGATACTTTATCTAGATAAATAAAGAGATAAGAGCAATAATGCCCTTATCTCCCTTTCTCTCGTTTTAGTTCTTCCAATTTTTCCGAATAAATCCTGCACGCCCAGATCCCTCACGATACAGATTATAATGAACACTGTGTTTCTTATAATAATCTTGGTGGTAGTCCTCTGCTGGATAAAATGGTTGAGCAGATTCTATCTTAGTGACGATCGGTTGTGTAAAACGACCACTTGCTTGCAATGCTGCTTTTGATTTCTCGGCAATTTCTTTTTGTGCTTCACTTGAGTAAAAAATCACTGGACGATAGGAATCGCCTCGATCGGCAAATTGTCCTAGGGCATCTGTCGGATCTGTCTGCTGCCAATAAATTTCTACCAGTTCTTCGTACGATATAATTTCTGGGTCATATGTGATTTCTACTGCTTCTGTATGACCGGTAGTACCTGTTGTGACCTGTGCATAGGTGGGATTTTCTATGTGTCCGCCAGTATATCCTGACACGACAGAAATAATCCCTGGCTGACTATCAAATGGCTTCACCATACACCAGAAGCAACCACCAG from Enterococcus sp. 9D6_DIV0238 includes:
- the msrA gene encoding peptide-methionine (S)-S-oxide reductase MsrA, whose product is MEKTYEKAIFAGGCFWCMVKPFDSQPGIISVVSGYTGGHIENPTYAQVTTGTTGHTEAVEITYDPEIISYEELVEIYWQQTDPTDALGQFADRGDSYRPVIFYSSEAQKEIAEKSKAALQASGRFTQPIVTKIESAQPFYPAEDYHQDYYKKHSVHYNLYREGSGRAGFIRKNWKN
- a CDS encoding prepilin peptidase, giving the protein MWLFQFIIGSVVGSFICLVAERVPIGKSIVVPPSQCPDCQTKLRFFELIPIVSIILLKFRCCYCHHKLPVSYLFSEFIIGFLFLLTDFGNSYSMYIFFFSLTAFILTLTDIFYLIVEPKLFYPFLLLLCGFHYFLDLPFHVITGVFLFIILTSFNYVFTEAIGGGDILLITSWGVLLGNKSLILLLFIASGCALSVSLFCRLILNQKIEQLPFVPFLAFALFLILYLDK